In Planctomycetota bacterium, a single window of DNA contains:
- a CDS encoding alpha/beta hydrolase fold domain-containing protein, with the protein MVRRMPAAGVWVGLAACCHAQPTFNDVVIGAVPRDDGGTVTLMIDVYTPAGAPGPTPVVLWVHGGGWQGGTYNQVPTFVLELLGEGVAVASARYRLSGEAIFPAQIHDVKGAVRFLRARAGQFNIDPARIACWGSSAGGHLVSLLGTSAGVAAAEGTSGGNASHSSGVMAVVDYYGPSDLINMQLDVRTPPGSAINHDAPTSAESRLLGFDGAGEGIGVLRANLTNPNPPFPALVALATLCNPITHVTPDDPAFLVVHGTADTTVPIGQSERMAGALSAAGVAHEFIQVAGAGHGGFSLSVHESARAFLIAQFTRCDADYTGDGNVDQDDVACIAQAVAGDTSCTARDPDFSRDGNVDQNDIEAIAQVVAGGACP; encoded by the coding sequence ATGGTTCGCCGGATGCCGGCGGCGGGCGTGTGGGTGGGGCTGGCCGCGTGCTGCCACGCGCAGCCGACGTTCAACGACGTGGTGATCGGCGCGGTGCCGCGGGACGACGGCGGCACGGTCACGCTCATGATCGACGTGTACACGCCGGCGGGCGCGCCCGGGCCGACGCCGGTGGTGCTGTGGGTGCACGGCGGTGGCTGGCAGGGCGGGACGTACAACCAGGTGCCGACGTTTGTGCTCGAACTGCTCGGGGAGGGTGTCGCGGTGGCGAGCGCCCGGTACCGGCTGAGCGGGGAGGCGATTTTCCCGGCGCAGATCCACGACGTGAAGGGGGCCGTGCGGTTCCTGCGCGCCCGCGCGGGGCAGTTCAACATCGATCCGGCGCGGATCGCGTGCTGGGGGTCATCGGCCGGGGGTCACCTGGTGTCGCTGCTGGGCACGAGCGCGGGGGTGGCGGCGGCGGAAGGGACCAGCGGGGGAAACGCCTCGCATTCCAGCGGCGTGATGGCGGTGGTGGACTACTACGGGCCATCGGACCTCATCAACATGCAGCTCGACGTCCGCACGCCGCCCGGCTCGGCGATCAACCACGATGCGCCCACATCGGCGGAGTCGAGGTTGCTGGGGTTCGACGGTGCGGGCGAGGGGATCGGGGTGCTGCGTGCCAACCTGACGAACCCGAACCCGCCGTTCCCGGCGCTGGTGGCGCTCGCGACGCTCTGCAACCCGATCACGCACGTGACGCCCGACGATCCGGCGTTCCTGGTCGTGCACGGCACGGCGGACACGACGGTGCCGATCGGGCAGAGCGAGCGCATGGCGGGCGCGCTGAGCGCGGCGGGGGTGGCGCACGAGTTCATCCAAGTGGCGGGGGCGGGGCACGGCGGATTCTCGTTGAGCGTGCACGAGTCGGCGCGCGCGTTCCTGATCGCGCAGTTCACGCGCTGCGACGCGGACTACACGGGCGACGGCAACGTCGACCAGGACGACGTCGCGTGCATCGCGCAGGCGGTGGCGGGCGATACGTCGTGCACGGCGCGTGACCCGGACTTTTCACGGGACGGCAACGTGGACCAGAACGACATCGAGGCGATCGCGCAGGTTGTCGCGGGCGGCGCGTGCCCCTAG